One Bacillus sp. FJAT-52991 genomic region harbors:
- a CDS encoding nucleoside recognition domain-containing protein: MVNYIWVGMTLIGLIFAAVNGKMHEVNKAVFEASGEAVTICIGLISVLVFWLGLMKIAEKAGMLQQFARLFQPIAKRLFPDIPTDHPAMGYILSNMTANMFGLGNAATPFGIKAMEELKRLNGGKSEASRSMITFLAINTSSITLIPTTVLAIRFSYHSASPAEIVAPTLFATACSAVFAIVIDRYFHSRRKRKGGG, from the coding sequence GCAGCGGTCAACGGCAAAATGCATGAGGTGAATAAAGCTGTATTTGAAGCCTCAGGAGAAGCTGTGACGATTTGTATCGGTTTAATTAGTGTTCTTGTTTTTTGGCTGGGCTTAATGAAAATAGCCGAGAAAGCCGGTATGCTGCAACAATTTGCTCGTTTGTTTCAGCCGATTGCGAAACGATTATTCCCAGATATCCCGACCGATCATCCCGCCATGGGATACATCTTGTCGAATATGACCGCTAATATGTTTGGCCTTGGAAATGCGGCCACTCCTTTTGGCATTAAAGCGATGGAGGAGTTAAAGCGATTAAATGGAGGGAAAAGCGAAGCCAGTCGCTCCATGATTACCTTTCTAGCTATTAATACATCAAGCATCACACTTATTCCAACAACTGTTTTGGCCATTCGCTTTTCCTATCACTCGGCTTCACCAGCAGAAATTGTGGCACCTACCCTGTTCGCAACGGCCTGTTCGGCGGTCTTTGCTATTGTGATCGACCGATATTTTCACTCACGTCGCAAACGAAAGGGAGGGGGATAA